Proteins encoded together in one Rossellomorea sp. y25 window:
- a CDS encoding voltage-gated chloride channel family protein, translating to MILLKHKNFYLILGQWIFFGSIIGLIVGSATTFLLETNDYLGDDIRSKRDWLIFLLPFGGIIIGYIYMNYGKVFLNNTLNDTAELNNLVIDSVHGKKEVPRRMGPIVYLGTFITVLFGGSTGREGAAVQMGGSVSAAVNKFFKVNKFDKKIFIMSGISAGFGSAFGAPITGAIFGIEMAALGKLKFEALVPCVTASFVGHYVTTAAWGHKHEEFIIQKVPEISSITFLKVILLAVIFSLMSVLYCQLRHGIQNFSEKIFKKNHMKRAFFGGIVIVALTLIVGSQDYNGRGLQMLQQSFSEEVPTFAFLGKLVFTAVTLGSGFVGGEAIPLFFIGATLGNALHTFIDLPMSFLAALGLIAVFSGGANTPIAAFLLAIEMFNGKGLEYFLVACLVSYLFSGHHGLWPSQKIYDPKSRLYNLPPGETIENVEKKKKSTKHN from the coding sequence TTGATACTTCTAAAACATAAAAACTTTTATTTAATTCTTGGTCAATGGATTTTCTTTGGAAGCATAATTGGTTTAATTGTTGGCTCGGCAACAACTTTTCTTTTAGAGACAAACGATTATCTAGGAGATGATATAAGATCAAAAAGAGATTGGCTTATCTTCCTTCTTCCCTTTGGAGGAATTATCATAGGATACATATATATGAACTATGGAAAGGTATTTTTGAATAATACTTTGAATGACACCGCTGAATTAAATAACCTCGTGATAGACTCAGTGCATGGAAAAAAAGAGGTACCGCGAAGAATGGGACCGATCGTCTATTTGGGGACTTTTATCACCGTCCTTTTTGGTGGTTCTACGGGTAGGGAAGGGGCAGCTGTCCAAATGGGAGGGAGTGTATCTGCAGCAGTCAACAAATTTTTCAAGGTAAACAAATTCGACAAGAAAATTTTCATTATGAGCGGTATAAGTGCTGGTTTTGGGTCTGCCTTTGGAGCGCCCATAACTGGTGCTATTTTTGGGATTGAGATGGCAGCTTTAGGCAAACTGAAATTTGAAGCACTTGTTCCTTGTGTTACGGCCAGCTTTGTTGGCCACTATGTAACTACAGCAGCTTGGGGACATAAACACGAAGAATTCATTATACAAAAAGTACCGGAAATATCGTCTATTACGTTTTTAAAAGTTATTCTTTTAGCAGTCATTTTTAGCCTCATGAGTGTTTTGTACTGTCAGTTGAGGCACGGAATACAAAATTTCTCTGAAAAGATTTTTAAGAAAAACCATATGAAGAGAGCCTTTTTTGGAGGAATTGTCATTGTGGCATTAACTTTAATTGTGGGTTCACAAGACTACAATGGCCGGGGATTACAAATGCTTCAACAATCTTTTTCAGAAGAGGTGCCGACTTTTGCTTTCCTGGGCAAGCTGGTATTTACCGCGGTAACTCTAGGCAGCGGCTTTGTCGGCGGGGAAGCCATCCCTTTATTTTTTATCGGGGCAACATTAGGTAATGCCTTACACACGTTCATTGACTTACCTATGTCATTTCTTGCCGCTTTAGGATTAATCGCGGTTTTTTCCGGGGGGGCCAATACCCCTATAGCTGCTTTCCTGCTGGCAATTGAGATGTTTAACGGTAAAGGATTAGAGTACTTTTTGGTTGCATGTTTAGTCAGCTATTTATTTTCAGGACATCATGGACTATGGCCATCTCAAAAAATATATGACCCTAAGAGCAGGTTATATAATCTTCCACCTGGAGAAACCATAGAAAATGTAGAAAAAAAGAAAAAAAGCACTAAACACAATTGA
- a CDS encoding YetF domain-containing protein: MDFHFIWKAIVVVVGGVLILRLAGRKSISQLTVAQTVMMIAVGSLIIQPVGDRNIWITMVITFLMVLTLISIEYMVLRSNTLETLIYGKSLLVVENGQVNESNLKKLRLTVDMLEVRMRQQKIQHFTDLQWATIESNGQLGYMLKSDKQYATKEDIQMLKALIESNQSNPPNDNSKTHSSTSDNLFTEVKNRKHKKKPKENLD; the protein is encoded by the coding sequence ATGGATTTTCACTTCATATGGAAAGCAATTGTTGTCGTCGTTGGAGGAGTCCTTATTTTACGGTTAGCTGGAAGAAAGTCAATCTCACAGCTTACGGTTGCTCAGACTGTCATGATGATAGCGGTCGGATCATTGATTATTCAACCTGTGGGTGACAGAAACATCTGGATTACGATGGTGATTACCTTTTTAATGGTACTTACGCTTATTTCTATTGAGTATATGGTTTTGAGGTCGAATACTCTAGAAACTTTAATATATGGAAAATCACTTTTAGTAGTCGAAAATGGACAAGTTAATGAAAGCAATTTAAAAAAACTGAGGTTAACTGTTGATATGCTTGAAGTACGAATGAGACAACAAAAGATTCAGCATTTTACTGATTTACAATGGGCAACAATAGAATCAAACGGGCAATTAGGTTATATGCTGAAATCTGATAAGCAATATGCTACGAAAGAGGATATTCAAATGTTGAAAGCATTGATTGAATCAAATCAATCTAATCCACCCAATGATAATTCAAAAACACATTCAAGTACCTCAGATAACCTATTTACCGAGGTTAAAAATAGAAAGCATAAAAAAAAACCTAAAGAGAATCTGGATTAA
- the yeiL gene encoding transcriptional regulator YeiL produces the protein MEIYKGEKKRLYLENLSIAQRFSFHIEEFIEVREYKRDEWIIQEGKRPDYLYYVTEGKAKIYVTHQNGKVSLINFINAHDYIGEMELLNDVYYTKGIQASTKTVCFAMPFSKYRTKLLEDTKFLRELTKFLSLKATLMAAKYSQSLAFPLENRLADFILQTSDKGVYLEKHVIVCDYLGVSYRHLLHVLTQFCEKGYLQKEGRNYRIKKQHALYELAEAIKNK, from the coding sequence ATGGAAATTTATAAAGGTGAGAAAAAGCGGTTATATTTAGAAAATCTCTCAATCGCTCAACGATTTTCTTTTCATATTGAAGAATTTATTGAAGTGCGGGAGTATAAGCGGGATGAATGGATCATTCAAGAAGGAAAGAGACCTGATTACTTATATTATGTGACAGAAGGAAAGGCAAAAATATACGTCACGCATCAAAATGGAAAAGTATCGCTCATTAACTTTATCAATGCTCATGATTATATTGGTGAGATGGAATTATTAAACGATGTGTACTATACAAAAGGAATTCAAGCATCCACAAAAACAGTCTGTTTTGCAATGCCTTTTTCCAAGTATCGAACCAAACTGCTTGAAGATACAAAATTCCTTCGTGAATTGACAAAATTCTTGAGTCTGAAAGCAACGTTAATGGCAGCCAAGTATTCACAGAGCCTTGCTTTTCCCTTGGAAAACAGGCTTGCAGACTTTATTTTACAAACGTCCGATAAAGGAGTTTACCTGGAAAAGCACGTCATTGTTTGTGATTATTTAGGCGTCTCTTACCGACACCTGCTGCATGTCCTGACACAGTTTTGTGAAAAGGGGTATTTGCAAAAAGAAGGCAGGAACTATCGGATTAAAAAGCAGCATGCTTTGTATGAGCTTGCCGAAGCCATAAAGAATAAATAA
- a CDS encoding MFS transporter, protein MNTQRWMSTHFFSFFLTWGIFLPYWSGWMIQTKGISVSEASFIMSIGLVARGLSTLFAFPYVLDRVSNKTLLNIAGIGTLIAILCYIPADSFPALLIVTVILHIFYPTLMPALDSVAGVLVQSKQLKHYGKSRQWGSIGFVSVGILLTVFTGMFGDNVIFWALLLGTSCFVALSLTSAPEILSKKPQVNQSIKVYIFDLFQTKHFLVVLIIVVLLQAAHATYYNYGYIFLQEIHAPIYLIGVIINIAVIAEIIFFSMADKRFNRFSPGTLLALAAAGSSLRWVLVFSFPNVMVFCIAQTLHAFSFAMGHYAFMKYLTTNVPHTLIPKAQGMYSAFALSWSTAVFTIFGGFLYEIEPRYAFIGMLACSLPAMFIALVYRKLEVEKNVLLSADAR, encoded by the coding sequence ATGAATACACAACGTTGGATGAGCACACATTTTTTTAGTTTTTTTCTGACCTGGGGAATCTTTCTGCCTTATTGGTCAGGCTGGATGATACAAACGAAAGGCATTTCGGTTTCAGAAGCCAGTTTTATCATGAGTATCGGTTTGGTGGCGAGAGGTCTTTCCACACTTTTTGCTTTTCCATATGTATTAGATAGGGTCAGTAATAAAACACTCTTAAACATAGCTGGAATCGGTACATTGATCGCGATTCTTTGCTATATTCCGGCTGACTCATTCCCCGCCTTACTAATCGTAACCGTTATACTACACATCTTTTACCCGACCTTAATGCCGGCTTTAGACAGCGTTGCCGGCGTTCTTGTGCAAAGTAAGCAATTGAAGCACTATGGGAAAAGCCGACAGTGGGGATCTATCGGATTTGTCTCGGTAGGAATACTGTTAACGGTTTTTACAGGAATGTTTGGTGATAACGTTATTTTTTGGGCACTATTGCTTGGAACCAGCTGCTTTGTCGCTCTTAGCTTAACGAGTGCCCCAGAGATTTTATCGAAGAAACCGCAAGTAAACCAATCCATAAAGGTCTATATCTTTGATTTATTCCAGACGAAACATTTCTTGGTTGTCCTTATTATTGTTGTGCTACTTCAAGCAGCCCACGCTACTTATTACAACTATGGCTACATCTTTTTACAAGAAATTCATGCACCCATCTATCTCATCGGTGTCATTATTAACATTGCCGTCATTGCAGAAATTATCTTTTTTTCAATGGCCGACAAACGCTTTAATCGATTCTCACCTGGAACCTTATTGGCGCTAGCTGCAGCCGGCTCTTCTCTGCGGTGGGTTTTAGTGTTTTCGTTTCCAAACGTTATGGTGTTTTGTATTGCACAGACGCTGCATGCATTTTCGTTTGCTATGGGGCACTATGCTTTTATGAAATACTTAACAACAAACGTTCCGCATACACTCATCCCAAAGGCTCAAGGCATGTATTCAGCCTTTGCACTTAGCTGGAGCACAGCGGTGTTTACGATATTCGGAGGGTTTTTATATGAAATTGAGCCAAGATACGCATTCATCGGAATGCTTGCTTGCAGCTTGCCGGCGATGTTCATTGCCCTTGTGTATCGGAAATTGGAAGTGGAAAAGAACGTTTTATTGTCTGCTGATGCACGTTAA